One stretch of Streptomyces peucetius DNA includes these proteins:
- a CDS encoding TetR/AcrR family transcriptional regulator, producing the protein MTTTETSGSGDIRRSLELLWGTGERPSRGPKPGLSLDRIVTAAVEIADAEGLAAVSMRRLSTELGTGTMSLYRYVPGKSELLDLMLDRVTGEPLDSQEDAPGDADWRDAVRAMADAYRTLHRAHPWLLKVNQSRTVLGPSALRGLETSLAALHGMGLRDPELISVIIAVQSFVSGIARMELEAAEAAQQTGQSDAEFWRSQEPFLDRAMATGDYPRLAGLSEDAFGSDFDHFAFGLDRLIDGFEKLVRERAADRG; encoded by the coding sequence ATGACGACGACGGAGACGAGTGGCAGCGGCGACATCCGGCGCAGCCTCGAACTGCTCTGGGGCACCGGCGAACGGCCCTCACGCGGCCCGAAACCGGGCCTCAGCCTCGACCGGATCGTCACTGCCGCCGTGGAGATCGCCGACGCGGAGGGCCTCGCCGCGGTCTCGATGCGCCGCCTCTCCACCGAGCTCGGCACCGGCACGATGTCCCTCTACCGGTACGTCCCCGGCAAGAGCGAGCTGCTCGACCTGATGCTCGACCGGGTCACGGGCGAACCGCTGGACAGCCAGGAGGATGCGCCCGGGGACGCCGACTGGCGGGACGCGGTGCGGGCCATGGCCGACGCGTACCGCACACTGCACCGCGCGCACCCGTGGCTGCTGAAGGTCAACCAGTCCCGCACGGTCCTCGGCCCCAGCGCCCTGCGCGGCCTCGAGACGTCACTGGCCGCACTGCACGGCATGGGCCTGCGCGACCCCGAACTGATCTCGGTGATCATCGCCGTGCAGAGCTTCGTCTCCGGTATCGCGCGCATGGAACTGGAGGCGGCGGAAGCGGCACAGCAGACGGGGCAGAGCGACGCGGAGTTCTGGAGGAGCCAGGAGCCTTTCCTCGACCGGGCCATGGCGACCGGCGACTACCCGCGGCTCGCGGGCCTGTCCGAGGACGCGTTCGGCTCGGACTTCGACCACTTCGCCTTCGGTCTCGACCGCCTGATCGACGGCTTCGAGAAACTGGTACGCGAACGGGCCGCGGACCGCGGCTAG
- a CDS encoding LysR family transcriptional regulator — protein MSIELRHLRCFLAVAEESSVTRAAARLGLTQPSVSRALAALEAHLAVRLVDRSTHHLELTAEGRAFRDKAAVAVAAFDEALDAGRLPHRPLRLGHAWSALGPYTTPLLRRWRTEHPDTALELLRIDDRTAGLARGEVDAAVLRGPVDTPGVTTELLFTEPRVAAVPSDGPLAARASLTLADLAAGPVVLNSVSGLTTLDLWPPEIRPTATVTVANTDDWLTAIAAGRGVGASVASTTQMHAHRGVTYRPLSDAPRAPVHLAWRSASPHPAVRHLVALARSVAEAA, from the coding sequence ATGAGCATCGAGCTGCGTCACCTGCGCTGCTTCCTCGCCGTCGCGGAGGAGTCGAGCGTGACCAGGGCCGCGGCGCGGCTCGGCCTCACCCAGCCCAGCGTCTCCCGCGCGCTCGCCGCCCTCGAAGCGCACCTCGCCGTCCGGCTGGTCGACCGCTCGACCCACCATCTCGAGCTCACCGCGGAGGGCCGGGCCTTCCGCGACAAGGCCGCCGTCGCCGTCGCCGCGTTCGACGAGGCACTCGACGCCGGACGGCTTCCGCACCGGCCGCTGCGTCTCGGGCACGCCTGGTCGGCCCTCGGCCCGTACACGACCCCGCTGCTGCGCCGCTGGCGTACCGAGCACCCGGACACGGCGCTCGAGCTGCTGAGGATCGACGACCGTACGGCGGGGCTCGCCCGCGGCGAGGTCGACGCCGCCGTACTGCGCGGCCCGGTGGACACGCCCGGCGTCACCACCGAGCTGCTGTTCACGGAGCCCCGCGTCGCGGCCGTGCCGTCGGACGGTCCGCTCGCGGCCCGCGCCTCACTGACCCTGGCGGACCTGGCGGCCGGCCCGGTGGTCCTGAACTCGGTCTCCGGCCTGACCACCCTGGACCTGTGGCCCCCGGAGATCCGGCCCACGGCCACGGTCACGGTGGCCAACACGGACGACTGGCTCACGGCGATCGCCGCGGGCCGCGGCGTGGGCGCGTCGGTCGCCTCCACCACCCAGATGCACGCGCACCGCGGTGTCACCTACCGGCCGCTGTCCGACGCCCCGCGCGCCCCAGTCCACCTGGCGTGGCGCAGCGCGTCACCGCATCCGGCGGTCCGTCATCTGGTGGCGCTGGCCCGGTCGGTGGCCGAAGCCGCCTGA
- a CDS encoding ABC transporter permease yields the protein MSTTEVTDLGIEDRHGRAFWVVADCWNVVRRGLTHYQRQPVLIAWQLGFPIISVLLYGYVFGGAMKSPEGGSVRDFLMPGMFAMTMAFGFMNTAIAVVTDASKGVVDRFRSMPMAPSAVVTGRGVNDLIVACAELTILAATAFAMGWRTDTGIGASLAAFGLLLLLRFCLIWVGVLLGLLVPTTEAAGGLYAVAFPLTMISSVFVPPSTMPDWLGTIAAWNPISSTAAAARELFGNPVASDGSWVQEHPLLMAVVWPLVITAVFLPLAVRRFQRLSR from the coding sequence ATGAGCACGACCGAAGTGACGGACCTCGGCATCGAGGACCGGCACGGCCGCGCCTTCTGGGTGGTCGCCGACTGCTGGAACGTCGTACGGCGGGGGCTGACGCACTACCAGCGCCAGCCGGTCCTCATCGCCTGGCAGCTGGGCTTTCCCATCATCTCCGTGCTGCTGTACGGCTATGTCTTCGGCGGCGCGATGAAATCGCCGGAGGGCGGCAGCGTCCGCGACTTCCTGATGCCCGGCATGTTCGCGATGACGATGGCCTTCGGCTTCATGAACACGGCGATCGCGGTCGTCACCGACGCCTCCAAGGGTGTCGTCGACCGCTTCCGCTCGATGCCGATGGCGCCCTCCGCGGTGGTCACCGGCCGCGGGGTCAACGACCTGATCGTGGCCTGCGCCGAGCTGACGATCCTCGCCGCGACGGCCTTCGCGATGGGCTGGCGCACGGACACCGGCATCGGCGCGTCACTGGCCGCGTTCGGACTACTGCTGCTCCTGCGGTTCTGCCTGATCTGGGTAGGCGTCCTGCTGGGCCTGCTGGTCCCCACCACCGAAGCGGCCGGCGGCCTCTACGCGGTGGCCTTCCCGCTCACGATGATCTCCAGCGTGTTCGTGCCGCCCTCGACGATGCCGGACTGGCTCGGCACGATCGCCGCCTGGAATCCGATCTCTTCGACGGCCGCCGCGGCCCGCGAGCTGTTCGGCAACCCGGTGGCGAGCGACGGAAGCTGGGTCCAGGAGCACCCGCTGCTGATGGCGGTCGTGTGGCCGCTGGTGATCACGGCGGTGTTCCTGCCGCTGGCGGTACGGCGCTTCCAGCGGCTCAGTCGCTGA
- a CDS encoding ATP-binding cassette domain-containing protein, protein MDEYAVLAEGIEKRYGDRHALAGFDLAVRPGTVHGLLGPNGAGKTTAVRVLATLLRFDGGRARVAGVDVRHDPRRVRRRIGLTGQYAAVDEVLTGRQNLEMFGRLFHLGGRRAAHRATELLEQFDLVEAGDKGAGKYSGGMRRRLDLAASMILAPDVLFLDEPTTGLDPRSRGEVWEAVRRLVAGGTTVLLTTQYLEEADRLASRITVIDQGRAIADDTPDGLKNRVGGDRIEVVARDAADLPAVAKTVARVADTEPATDEFERRVHAPVTDRVAALTEVARALQDDGIDVEDIGLRRPSLDDVFLRLTGHGTELEEAA, encoded by the coding sequence GTGGACGAATACGCAGTGCTGGCCGAAGGAATCGAGAAGCGGTACGGGGACAGACACGCACTGGCCGGCTTCGACCTCGCCGTGCGCCCGGGCACGGTGCACGGCCTGCTCGGGCCGAACGGCGCGGGCAAGACCACCGCCGTACGGGTCCTCGCGACCCTGCTGCGGTTCGACGGCGGACGGGCGCGGGTGGCCGGGGTCGACGTCCGGCACGACCCGCGGCGGGTGCGCCGCCGTATCGGACTCACCGGCCAGTACGCCGCCGTGGACGAGGTGCTCACCGGCCGGCAGAACCTCGAGATGTTCGGCCGCCTCTTCCACCTCGGCGGGCGGCGCGCGGCACACCGGGCCACCGAACTGCTGGAGCAGTTCGACCTGGTGGAGGCGGGCGACAAGGGCGCCGGCAAGTACAGCGGCGGCATGCGCCGCCGGCTCGACCTCGCCGCGTCGATGATCCTCGCGCCCGACGTGCTGTTCCTGGACGAGCCGACGACCGGACTCGACCCGCGCTCGCGCGGTGAGGTGTGGGAGGCGGTGCGCCGGCTCGTCGCGGGCGGCACGACCGTGCTGCTCACCACGCAGTACCTGGAGGAGGCCGACCGGCTCGCCTCCCGTATCACCGTCATCGACCAGGGCCGCGCCATCGCCGACGACACCCCCGACGGACTGAAGAACCGGGTCGGTGGCGACCGGATCGAAGTCGTCGCCAGGGACGCCGCCGATCTGCCGGCCGTGGCCAAGACCGTGGCCCGCGTCGCGGACACCGAACCGGCCACGGACGAGTTCGAGCGCCGCGTCCACGCGCCGGTCACCGACCGGGTCGCCGCACTGACCGAGGTGGCGCGGGCCCTCCAGGACGACGGGATCGACGTGGAGGACATCGGACTGCGCAGGCCGAGCCTGGACGACGTGTTCCTGCGCCTCACCGGACACGGCACGGAACTGGAGGAAGCCGCATGA
- a CDS encoding Uma2 family endonuclease, with translation MSAAAVERPCDPCDGELPTLLEEADSLMERLPGYRVEIIGGVLTVTPPPDGAHARALTKLMRPFLMAGLDGGETEVLQAVGLWLPDGPEDFAVPDLALVDADFEEHLVEFNCYEPAVFRLVLEVTSSNYRNDLRNKVVAYAQAKIPVYVIVDRKHNRVHVLTSPLTSEYDSHEVYAPGQQIILPSSIGAEVKLDATELLKAGQRRTDTVSD, from the coding sequence ATGTCTGCCGCAGCAGTCGAGCGTCCCTGCGACCCCTGCGACGGCGAGCTGCCGACGCTGCTCGAAGAGGCTGACAGCCTCATGGAGCGGCTTCCCGGCTACCGCGTCGAGATCATCGGAGGCGTCCTCACCGTGACCCCGCCCCCGGACGGTGCCCACGCCAGGGCACTCACCAAGCTCATGCGTCCTTTCCTGATGGCGGGCCTGGACGGAGGAGAGACGGAAGTCCTTCAGGCCGTAGGCCTGTGGCTGCCGGACGGCCCGGAGGATTTCGCTGTTCCGGACCTGGCTCTCGTCGACGCGGACTTCGAAGAGCATCTGGTCGAGTTCAACTGCTACGAGCCTGCCGTCTTCCGGCTCGTCCTCGAGGTCACATCCAGCAACTACCGGAACGACCTGCGGAACAAGGTTGTCGCATACGCGCAGGCCAAGATTCCCGTCTACGTGATCGTCGACCGCAAGCACAACCGGGTCCACGTCCTCACCAGCCCGCTCACCAGCGAATACGACAGTCACGAGGTGTACGCGCCCGGCCAGCAGATCATCCTCCCCTCGTCCATCGGTGCCGAGGTCAAGCTCGACGCGACCGAGTTGCTGAAGGCCGGGCAGCGGCGGACGGACACCGTCAGCGACTGA
- the serC gene encoding phosphoserine transaminase translates to MADIQIPADIKPADGRFGAGPSKVRTEALDALAATGTSLLGTSHRQAPVKNLVGEVRDGVRELFSLPEGYEVILGNGGSTAFWDVATHGLIENKSQHLSFGEFSSKFAKAAKLAPWLAEPTVISSDPGTHPDPRAEAGVDVYAFTHNETSTGVAAPIRRVAGADDGALVLVDATSGAGGLPVDIAQTDVYYFAPQKSFASDGGLWIGVFSPAALERAARVHGSGRHVPEFFSLPTAIDNSLKNQTYNTPALATLFLLNEQLKWINGQGGLDWSTGRTAASSRTLYGWAEASKYATPFVVDPAKRSQVIGTIDFADEIDAAAVAKALRANGIVDTEPYRKLGRNQLRVAMFPAIDPADVEALTACVDYVIEKL, encoded by the coding sequence GTGGCTGATATCCAGATTCCCGCTGACATCAAGCCCGCCGACGGCCGTTTCGGCGCGGGCCCCTCCAAGGTGCGTACGGAGGCGCTGGACGCGCTGGCCGCCACCGGCACCTCCCTCCTCGGCACGTCCCACCGCCAGGCCCCGGTCAAGAACCTGGTCGGCGAGGTCCGCGACGGCGTGCGCGAGCTGTTCTCCCTCCCCGAGGGATACGAGGTGATCCTGGGCAACGGCGGCTCCACCGCCTTCTGGGACGTGGCGACGCACGGCCTGATCGAGAACAAGTCCCAGCACCTGTCGTTCGGTGAGTTCTCCTCCAAGTTCGCCAAGGCCGCCAAGCTGGCGCCGTGGCTGGCGGAGCCGACCGTCATCTCCTCGGACCCGGGCACCCACCCGGACCCGCGGGCGGAGGCGGGCGTCGACGTCTACGCCTTCACCCACAACGAGACCTCGACCGGTGTCGCCGCCCCGATCCGGCGGGTCGCCGGCGCGGACGACGGCGCGCTGGTCCTGGTGGACGCCACCTCGGGTGCGGGCGGCCTGCCGGTCGACATCGCGCAGACGGACGTCTACTACTTCGCCCCGCAGAAGTCCTTCGCCTCCGACGGCGGCCTGTGGATCGGCGTCTTCTCCCCCGCCGCCCTGGAGCGCGCGGCCCGTGTCCACGGCTCGGGCCGGCACGTGCCGGAGTTCTTCTCGCTGCCGACGGCGATCGACAACTCGCTGAAGAACCAGACGTACAACACCCCGGCCCTCGCGACCCTCTTCCTGCTGAACGAGCAGCTGAAGTGGATCAACGGTCAGGGCGGCCTCGACTGGTCCACGGGCCGCACCGCCGCCTCCTCGCGCACCCTGTACGGCTGGGCGGAGGCGTCCAAGTACGCGACCCCGTTCGTCGTCGACCCGGCGAAGCGCTCGCAGGTCATCGGCACGATCGACTTCGCCGACGAGATCGACGCCGCCGCCGTCGCCAAGGCGCTGCGCGCGAACGGCATCGTCGACACCGAGCCGTACCGCAAGCTGGGCCGCAACCAGCTCCGCGTGGCGATGTTTCCGGCGATCGACCCGGCGGACGTCGAGGCGTTGACGGCGTGCGTCGACTACGTGATCGAGAAGCTGTAG
- a CDS encoding FAD-binding and (Fe-S)-binding domain-containing protein — MAQHIRDTSELARALKAAVGGDVDFSAAARALTTMDASNYRRVPAGVVAPRDADDVAAALEVCRRHGVPVVPRGGGTSIAGQATGTGVVLDFTRHMNRILAVDPDARTARVQPGVVLDRLQQAVRGHGLVFGPDPSTHSRCTLGGMIGNNACGAHSVAWGTTADNVRDLSVVTYAGARHHLARGLGPGSAPPGLGDLVERHLALLRTGFPAGLPRRISGYALDALLPENGADLARAFCGSEGTLAVLTEATVRLVDAPAARALAVLGYPDESAAAEAAAGLLPLGPLTVEGMAEDLVPLGHGLPRGGAWLFVETGGATAAQAGDRAERIVRAADALDGTVVGEPAAVRALWRLREDASGTATRMPDGGEAWPGWEDCAVPPARLGAYLRDFRALLTEHGLRGTPYGHFGDGCIHVRIDFDLLSRDGVRRFRVFSEQVASLVVAHGGSLSGEHGDGQARAELLPKMYGDELVALFGRFKDLWDPAGAMNPGMLVRPGPLDANLRFAPLPATPVDVVFGYPHDGGDFAGAVRRCVGVAKCRTEHAAAGGGLMCPSYRATGEEQHSTRGRARLLHEMLAGEVVTDGWRSTEVRDALDLCLSCKGCRSDCPVGVDMATYKAEFLHHHYAGRRRPAAHYAMGRLPQWLRAAAPWAPAVNALARVRPLAALAKRLGGIAPQRELPRLAPETFRRWLRGHLGGRAQVLERGRSAVLWPDTFTDHLSPSAGRAAVRVMEAAGIDIVLPPGRVCCGLTYVSTGQLDRARHVMRRTLDVVEPLLDLDVPVAVLEPSCAATLRTDLTELLGDDPRSHRLAASVRTFAQTLEQCAPDWQPPLIGRPVAGQTHCHQHAVLGDAAERRLRERAGLTGELSGGCCGLAGNFGFERGHYEVSVACAEDQLLPAVRSAAAGTELLADGFSCRTQLDQLAGRRARHLAEVLADGLGADGADGLVHGGADRSADGPGDLHAG; from the coding sequence ATGGCCCAACACATCAGGGATACGAGCGAACTCGCCCGCGCGCTCAAGGCCGCCGTCGGCGGTGATGTCGACTTCTCGGCCGCCGCCCGGGCCCTGACGACCATGGACGCCTCCAACTACCGGCGCGTCCCGGCCGGTGTCGTCGCGCCCCGTGACGCCGACGACGTCGCCGCCGCCCTGGAGGTGTGCCGGCGGCACGGCGTCCCGGTCGTGCCGCGCGGTGGCGGCACCTCCATCGCCGGACAGGCCACCGGCACCGGTGTGGTCCTGGACTTCACCCGCCACATGAACCGGATCCTGGCCGTCGACCCGGACGCCCGGACCGCGCGCGTGCAGCCAGGTGTCGTCCTCGACCGGCTCCAGCAGGCCGTACGGGGGCACGGCCTGGTCTTCGGGCCCGACCCCTCGACGCACAGCCGCTGCACCCTCGGCGGGATGATCGGCAACAACGCGTGCGGCGCGCACTCGGTCGCCTGGGGGACGACCGCCGACAACGTCCGCGACCTGTCGGTCGTCACCTACGCCGGCGCCCGCCACCACCTCGCCCGGGGCCTGGGGCCCGGCAGCGCCCCGCCCGGCCTGGGCGACCTCGTCGAACGCCACCTCGCCCTGCTGCGCACCGGCTTCCCCGCCGGCCTCCCGCGCCGGATCTCCGGATACGCGCTCGACGCGCTGCTGCCGGAGAACGGCGCCGACCTCGCCCGCGCGTTCTGCGGCAGCGAAGGCACCCTGGCCGTGCTCACCGAGGCGACCGTACGGCTCGTGGACGCGCCGGCCGCCCGGGCGCTCGCCGTCCTCGGGTACCCCGACGAGAGCGCCGCCGCCGAGGCCGCCGCCGGCCTGCTGCCCCTCGGTCCTCTGACCGTCGAAGGCATGGCGGAGGACCTGGTGCCCCTTGGTCACGGGCTGCCGCGCGGCGGGGCGTGGCTGTTCGTCGAGACCGGCGGCGCCACCGCGGCGCAGGCCGGGGACCGGGCGGAGCGGATCGTACGGGCGGCCGACGCCCTGGACGGCACGGTCGTCGGCGAGCCGGCCGCCGTGCGGGCCCTGTGGCGGCTGCGGGAGGACGCCTCCGGCACCGCCACCCGGATGCCGGACGGCGGCGAGGCGTGGCCCGGCTGGGAGGACTGCGCCGTGCCGCCCGCCCGTCTCGGCGCCTATCTGCGCGACTTCCGTGCCCTGCTCACCGAGCACGGCCTGCGCGGCACCCCGTACGGCCACTTCGGGGACGGCTGCATCCACGTCCGTATCGACTTCGACCTGCTGAGCCGGGACGGCGTCCGGCGCTTCCGCGTGTTCTCCGAACAGGTCGCCTCGCTCGTCGTCGCGCACGGCGGCTCGCTGTCGGGCGAACACGGCGACGGGCAGGCCCGCGCCGAACTGCTGCCGAAGATGTACGGGGACGAACTGGTCGCCCTCTTCGGCCGTTTCAAGGACCTGTGGGACCCGGCGGGCGCCATGAACCCGGGCATGCTGGTGCGCCCGGGCCCGCTGGACGCGAACCTCCGCTTCGCCCCGCTGCCCGCGACCCCCGTCGACGTCGTCTTCGGCTACCCGCACGACGGCGGCGACTTCGCCGGGGCCGTGCGCCGCTGCGTGGGCGTCGCCAAGTGCCGTACGGAACACGCGGCGGCGGGCGGCGGCCTGATGTGCCCGTCGTACCGGGCGACCGGCGAGGAACAGCACTCCACCCGCGGCCGGGCGCGGCTGCTGCACGAGATGCTCGCCGGTGAGGTCGTCACCGACGGCTGGCGCTCGACCGAGGTACGCGACGCGCTCGACCTGTGCCTGTCCTGCAAGGGGTGCCGGAGCGACTGCCCCGTCGGCGTCGACATGGCCACGTACAAGGCGGAGTTCCTGCACCACCACTACGCCGGCCGCCGCCGGCCCGCCGCCCACTACGCCATGGGCCGCCTCCCGCAGTGGCTGCGCGCCGCCGCGCCCTGGGCGCCCGCCGTCAACGCCCTCGCCCGGGTACGGCCGCTGGCCGCGCTCGCCAAACGGCTCGGCGGCATCGCGCCGCAGCGGGAGCTCCCACGTCTGGCCCCGGAGACGTTCCGCCGCTGGCTGCGCGGGCACCTGGGCGGGCGGGCGCAGGTGCTGGAGAGGGGCCGCAGCGCCGTGCTGTGGCCCGACACGTTCACCGACCACCTGTCGCCGTCGGCCGGCCGGGCGGCGGTACGGGTCATGGAGGCGGCGGGCATCGACATCGTGCTGCCGCCCGGGCGGGTGTGCTGCGGGCTCACCTATGTATCGACGGGCCAGCTCGACCGGGCGCGGCACGTCATGCGGCGCACCCTCGACGTCGTCGAGCCGCTGCTCGACCTCGACGTGCCGGTCGCCGTGCTGGAACCGAGCTGCGCCGCCACCCTGAGGACCGACCTGACCGAGCTGCTGGGCGACGACCCGAGGTCGCACCGGCTCGCCGCGTCCGTGCGGACCTTCGCCCAGACGCTGGAGCAGTGCGCGCCCGACTGGCAGCCGCCGCTGATCGGACGCCCGGTGGCGGGCCAGACCCACTGCCACCAGCACGCGGTGCTCGGCGACGCGGCCGAACGCCGGCTGCGGGAACGGGCCGGCCTGACGGGCGAGCTGAGCGGCGGCTGCTGCGGGCTCGCCGGCAACTTCGGTTTCGAGCGCGGCCACTACGAGGTGTCGGTGGCCTGCGCGGAGGACCAGCTGCTGCCGGCCGTTCGGTCGGCGGCAGCCGGCACCGAACTGCTGGCGGACGGCTTCTCCTGCCGCACCCAGCTCGACCAGCTCGCGGGCCGCCGGGCCCGGCACCTGGCGGAGGTGCTGGCGGACGGACTCGGGGCCGACGGCGCGGACGGCCTCGTGCACGGCGGGGCGGACCGGTCGGCGGACGGCCCGGGGGACCTGCACGCGGGGTGA
- a CDS encoding GTP-binding protein produces MNRATPRAIPGNGVADPPPAVAGALKIAVVGGFGAGRSTMVRSVSEIRPLHTEETMSTDALVHDAGARVPAKTATTVALDFGRITIDEHRVLYLFGTPGQERFRFLWDRLLSGTTGAVVLVDTRAVADAWYAIDRLRRHGTPFIVAVNDFGGPFRSADEIRDALALAPAVPLVEFDARDHSSSKFVLIALMDHLRTLGLGHGP; encoded by the coding sequence ATGAACCGCGCCACCCCCCGGGCGATCCCCGGAAACGGCGTGGCCGACCCCCCTCCGGCCGTTGCCGGTGCTCTGAAGATCGCCGTCGTCGGCGGTTTCGGCGCCGGCCGTTCCACCATGGTCCGCTCCGTCAGCGAGATCCGTCCGCTGCACACGGAGGAGACGATGAGCACCGACGCCCTGGTGCACGACGCCGGCGCGCGGGTCCCCGCGAAGACGGCGACCACGGTCGCCCTCGACTTCGGCCGCATCACGATCGACGAGCACCGGGTGCTGTATCTCTTCGGCACACCGGGACAGGAACGTTTCCGCTTCCTCTGGGACCGGCTGCTCTCCGGCACCACCGGCGCGGTCGTCCTGGTCGACACCCGCGCCGTCGCCGACGCCTGGTACGCGATCGACCGGCTCCGCCGGCACGGCACGCCGTTCATCGTCGCCGTCAACGACTTCGGCGGCCCGTTCCGCTCCGCGGACGAGATCCGCGACGCGCTCGCCCTGGCGCCGGCGGTACCGCTGGTCGAGTTCGACGCCCGGGACCACTCGTCCAGCAAGTTCGTGCTGATCGCCCTGATGGACCATCTGCGCACGCTCGGCCTCGGCCACGGCCCCTGA